The proteins below come from a single Cervus canadensis isolate Bull #8, Minnesota chromosome 2, ASM1932006v1, whole genome shotgun sequence genomic window:
- the LOC122427203 gene encoding neuroblastoma breakpoint family member 6-like protein isoform X1 yields MAVSHTIFSGLRTEMGILETNQYLHSQLEKSKQDFRDLTEKLLTSQATVYSLANQLQKYKCEEYKDLIESVLEEEMPFEKGKLAEKRRLATRLGRYDPLIEAQARELTCLRQKIQEGKDVCHLFTQHAKNTIKTFESFLKSTDMTYYQRQRYCELLAQGSQMAERLASKLSTENHHDRKDEEGQESPAARLSMGLQEEEVNEVPEDSLDEKYLMHSSRHDSHQPPSSNASVCDVQDQL; encoded by the exons ATGGCAGTATCTCACACCATTTTCTCTGGTTTGAGGACAGAAATGGGCATCTTGGAAACCAACCAGTACTTGCACTCCCAGCTGGAAAAAAGCAAACAGGACTTTCGAGACCTCACAGAGAAACTGCTCACGTCCCAAGCTACTGTTTACTCCCTGGCCAACCAGCTGCAgaaataca AGTGTGAAGAGTACAAGGACCTCATTGAATctgtgctggaggaggaaatgccctTTGAGAAGGGGAAGCTGGCAGAGAAGAGGAGACTGGCTACACGACTTGG GAGATATGATCCCCTGATTGAGGCTCAGGCCCGAGAACTGACCTGCTTACGACAGAAGATACAGGAAGGGAAAGATGTCTGTCATCTATTCACACAGCATGCAAAGAACACAATCAAGACTTTTGAGAGTTTCCTCAAGAGCACTGACATGACCTACTACCAGAGACAGAGATACTGTGAGCTCCTGGCCCAAGGAAGCCAGATGGCAGAGAGACTTGCCAGCAAACTCTCCACTG AAAATCACCATGATAGGAAGGATGAAGAGGGACAGGAGTCACCGGCAGCCAG GCTCAGCATGGGGCTCCAGGAGGAAGAAGTGAATGAAGTCCCGGAGGACTCACTAGATGAAAAGTATCTGATGCATTCCAGTCGCCATGACTCCCACCAGCCTCCCAGCAGCAATGCCTCTGTGTGTGATGTGCAGGACCAGCTCTGA
- the LOC122427203 gene encoding neuroblastoma breakpoint family member 6-like protein isoform X2 — translation MGILETNQYLHSQLEKSKQDFRDLTEKLLTSQATVYSLANQLQKYKCEEYKDLIESVLEEEMPFEKGKLAEKRRLATRLGRYDPLIEAQARELTCLRQKIQEGKDVCHLFTQHAKNTIKTFESFLKSTDMTYYQRQRYCELLAQGSQMAERLASKLSTENHHDRKDEEGQESPAARLSMGLQEEEVNEVPEDSLDEKYLMHSSRHDSHQPPSSNASVCDVQDQL, via the exons ATGGGCATCTTGGAAACCAACCAGTACTTGCACTCCCAGCTGGAAAAAAGCAAACAGGACTTTCGAGACCTCACAGAGAAACTGCTCACGTCCCAAGCTACTGTTTACTCCCTGGCCAACCAGCTGCAgaaataca AGTGTGAAGAGTACAAGGACCTCATTGAATctgtgctggaggaggaaatgccctTTGAGAAGGGGAAGCTGGCAGAGAAGAGGAGACTGGCTACACGACTTGG GAGATATGATCCCCTGATTGAGGCTCAGGCCCGAGAACTGACCTGCTTACGACAGAAGATACAGGAAGGGAAAGATGTCTGTCATCTATTCACACAGCATGCAAAGAACACAATCAAGACTTTTGAGAGTTTCCTCAAGAGCACTGACATGACCTACTACCAGAGACAGAGATACTGTGAGCTCCTGGCCCAAGGAAGCCAGATGGCAGAGAGACTTGCCAGCAAACTCTCCACTG AAAATCACCATGATAGGAAGGATGAAGAGGGACAGGAGTCACCGGCAGCCAG GCTCAGCATGGGGCTCCAGGAGGAAGAAGTGAATGAAGTCCCGGAGGACTCACTAGATGAAAAGTATCTGATGCATTCCAGTCGCCATGACTCCCACCAGCCTCCCAGCAGCAATGCCTCTGTGTGTGATGTGCAGGACCAGCTCTGA